Within Cyprinus carpio isolate SPL01 chromosome A11, ASM1834038v1, whole genome shotgun sequence, the genomic segment GCTGTAGAAAGAGTTGGAACGAGACATTAAAATGTGACGTGCTTTACGGAAATCACTGCCTCTGTCTTGTTTTCTTAAATATCAGAAAATGTGCTGCTTATGATCTATTTCCTGCTCCATATTTTCAGTGCAAACTTCAACACCACAACAACAGATTCATTTTGTCAACATGAGTTTGCAGTCTGTATTGAATGAGatgcaataaaaaatatcatgcaCAGTGAAATAATGGCAAGAACAGCTTTCTATTGAGTTATCCTCGCAGGCTGCACGCAAAAACTAGTTTTCACCTAAACCTACTATTGGCTCTCTGACAAATAgcttgtgatgttcctcattAGTAAGACCCTTTGAATCAGAAATGTACAGCGcaatcagtgtagtctgattcactgACAAATGAatcttatgagccagttctttttattgaatcaaaaacatacagtgtgaccagtgtagtctgattcactaACAAATGACTCTTACGAGCCAGTTCTTTAAAGTGAATCAGAAACGTACAGCACAACCAGTATAGtcagattcacaaacaaatgactcttacgagccagttcttttaagtgaatcagaaatgtacagtgcaaccagtgtagtctgaatCACTAACAAATGAGTCTTATGAGCctgttctttttattgaatcaaaaagaAACAAGTACGACCAGAGTACTCTGATTCACAAACACACGACTCTTAtgattttagtgaatcaaaaacatgcaaaataagaTGTGGCTCTTATCAGTCAATTCCTTTAATGAATAGTTAAAAAAGTCAGTTTAAATCAGTCTGACAAATCATCAAAATGGTTACTGAATCAACATCTGACACAAACCAGTAGATTTTTAGTGGACAAAGTAGAGAAGTAAAGGgaaaaaatcttgaaaaacactaaaaacacaatGTCCATCTAATGCCACTCATACCTATTAAAAACTAACAGAGAGTCACAGCTGTATTGTCACTGCCATTGTCAATGAATAAATGACCAGGCTTCAGAGCAACTAtgaggtgcattatgggatggTAGAGGGGTATTCTCAGCTTTTGTCCCAAGGTTGCTGATTATAGCAGCATTCCAGACTGGTATCCCTGCCCTCAGCACACTCATCaacacacacacctatacacgCATGCATGCACTGAATCTTTGACCATGGGCCAGGTCACCCCGCACACATTATGGGAATTTTTGCTTAATGTCATACCTCTCTTTTTGGCCATAATGGAGGAGGAGCTTTACCAGAGCAATTGtgtcaaaacacaatttttatggGTAGTGGATGAAGACTGACTAAAATCTAGACTGACACCTGCAGCTGTACTGATGGGGTAGTCAGGGCCCTGCTTTCACTGTATTTTTCAGCGATATTAGAAACAATGGTCTCGCTGTATCCATGCGCCTGCAAAAGATGAGGTGACTCATTCTAAATGAGGAAAAATATCTTATATCTGACACATGCTAGTGTATTGGCACATTTGATTTGGTGATTCATGGTATATTATAGTACATGAAAAATCATTTTCTCATTAATGCATCTTCTTCCACAGACTGGACTCATCAGGACTGAGTTAACTGCATGCTAGTGTCTTCCTATCAAACTCTTAAGAAGCAGGTAGTTCTGCAGGAAACACCATGTTCAAGTACACTCCTCCCTGGCAGGTGCTGTGTAACAGCCTGAATCATGATTTTAAGGTAAGGCTGTACAAATACTTAGATGTTTGAAGAAAAGCTTAAaattttacactcttaaaaatgaagtttctttattggcatctatagttccatgaagaacctttaacatccatggagcctttccattccacaaaagctTCTTCATAGGGaagaaaaaaggttctttagattatttaaatgttcttcatactcatactaagacaaaaaaaatgttattttaagtacTGAAGACTGAAAGATTATTTGGAGAATCAAAAATGATCCTTCTATtgcaacactacaaaaaaaaaaaaaacgtatttttaagagtgtaaggcttaaaaaaatctgaattttgtaAAATGCCAAACTTTATACACATAATGGGACAGATGACTGAAAttccatataaataaaataaaacaaatgtgtataCTATAATACTACTGTCAaacatactttattataattctaTATTCTATAGCTAATAATATACTATTAATGTACAAAGTCAAATACTtgtgcattatattttaattttactgaatacattttattgtttcttcttcttcagctgtgcaaaatatttagtaaatattatattttttaaacacacacacacaagaatctgtatgtagttttgtgtatttttgaaaaaaaaaaaggggggggggggatatcaTGGTTGCTTTAAAACCCCTAGTTTATGGTTCTTGTCCACTAGATGTCATGATTTGTATTATTCAGTCCAGTAGAAACTTCTGTACAAAAAAGTCCAATCATAGACACTTTTCTACATGATAAGTTAAACAGTTACTAGCGCTGATCTTAGAAAAAGACATTTGCTTGGCCATAAACTCTGGAATGTAATATATGAGTGTCATGCTCTGTACTTTCACTCATCTGCTCTGACCCAAAAGAGTTTGCCTCAGCTCATTGCACAACTCAAATGACTcctttagctttaattttaattgtgttgttgttggtATCTTCACTACAGTCCATATGGACACATGTAAATTAGTTAACAAGAATGTCTATGGGTTTATTCAGGCCCATTTAACATCTCTGATTTAAATTCTGCATGCATTTGtttcagtaatattaataaaccaGGTGCCCATTCTTCCTCAAAACCCCATCCACAGTCTATCAGTCTTTTGCACTCCTTCAGTCTGGGTGTGGGGTGTGTCTATGCGTGTGTATGTGATATTAGATGAACTTTGTCAAGTCAGTGCAGTAAAGACAGAAGTGTCTTCTGATGCATGTGACAGTACAGACTCTGACGCCACTGCTGATGTCTGAGGGTGAGTGTTgctcatttttcttgttttgtgagAATGAATAGCTCAGCTTGTTATGCTAGAATACATAGTTTATATTATGTGTTCATTTGAAATGCGTGAGATCATTTATCAATGAGACAGGATATATAACTGTGTAAATCAGAGGAGAACAGAGTGACATGTAATGTAAACagtaaattaaaacagtaaaacactaTAACTTAATGTTCAGATTTCCTAAAGTACAAAATTTTGATCTCagtgttatataataatacatttcttgaATGCATTTTATGGCAGGAATGTTTCCTCTTTCAGCCTTTTTACTGTCACTGTAGGCTAAAGGTTGATCAGGTTGAACAGGGTTATGTATCTTACGATAATTTTTTATGGAGCTCTTTGATCTGtctgaaagaaagtgaaagagcGAGATtttacctacttttttttttaagtgtagtctgcattacactgaacatctttCAAAACATGTCTGTTCTGTTATCAGTGGttgttttaaaatcatgaaattgCATTTATCTGGATATGAAGCTGTAATTCAGTGggcatatatttaaaaaggtttggtGTAAAGGCTCACTGTAGCATAGTTCCATGACTCTGTTTTGGTCATCATACTTCTGTAAAGCTACAGTATATTTTCTACACTTTTTGGGACACCCCTCATACAGTCTGAGCCAATCAGAAAAGGCAGATCAGTGGATTCCAGGAAACAGGCCTGCTGTCATTTTATCAGCAGTTCACAGTTCACGATGTCACACACGGACACCAGTGACAGTGAGCAAAACTCCCTTACAACTACATAAGCTTCTTCAAAGTGGTAGACAGTCTTATCTATTGTTTTGATGCAGTACTcaaaacagataatttttttccccacaattataaattactttttaaaaacggAGTAGTACTGTACATATCTCTTCAATAGCGTGAGGTGAGTGTTTTTTAAACCTATATAATCAACATCTGAAGACCTTTAAATGCTTAGAATATAATGTTTTGTTATCAGAAAAGTTATACAAACTAAATTCAACTGggactaaaaaaatttttttctaaaaaagaagtataaaaatatagtttttttttttttttttttgcttatggttattaaaaacttaaatttagaaaattcatataatatttagaaaaagaTCTTTTGAATAATCCATGGAGTGCAATTGTATGCAATGTAAATTCTTGCCAAAGAGATACAGACAGGTGTATTAGTACTAAGCAGAAGATGGGTTCATGTATactataaaaatgtcaaacagaAACATGATTTACAGCTGAATAGTAGGCTAGGTGGatgaaactattattatttaccatgattttactacagtaagaaaatgtaaagaatatACTTTGCAAGAAATATGGTCAGTTTTCTCAAGGGAAAGGTTTATAAGTCAGGAATGAAAGAGTACTGTCTGTTTctagtgttatattttaaatactatttaattttttatgtaatgtaaaatgtttgataaatattctaaatgttcattttatatgTTCTTCACTCTTAATAAACACAACTTGTTAAACCTTTTAAGCTCAGACATCTTAAACCATGcgtattacatatatatatatacatttacttaCTCTCTATACACAATATGTGTTTAAAATCTGATACTCTCCACACGGTCCAGTATAAATATgttgtctttcttcttttgttgttACCCAGAGACGGGCATCAACTGTGTTGGTCAACCCATATGATGCAAGCACTCACTCCTCAGTAGAGGAGCAGGCTGTGATCCATTCCCAATCTTCTCTGAGACCTCCACGTCCCAGACTTGCCCAGAACCATCCACCACCCAGAGACCCCATGGCCAGCAACCCAAAGCGTTGGGTGATAAAGCCTCTCTCCCCTAAGCTAGAGCAGTCAGATTTGCGCTCCATATTGAGCCCAACTGGCCAACCACAGTTGCAAGAGAATACATGCAGTAGCAATCAGGACAGTGACTCTTTCAGGTTCAGCTTGGAAAGTATAACAGTAACAGGCATGCAGCCTACTGTGATGGTGTCATCTAGGAGTAGCACTCCAGATGTGGTGGTACAGGCTCGGCAAGTGGCTGTGTCTGAGGATggaagtgacagtgaagactttaGGCCCAGTACTCCAAGCAGTACAGGCTCATATGCTGGATTCTATTCCTTTGTAGATGACCCAGCAAGCCCAGAAGCTGAGATGAATGAAGTCTACATGGTTTCTCCACAAAGGCAGGCCAAACTGAATACCTTGAAGGAGAAGAGCACCTTTAAGCTACAGACATACACAGAAGAAAAGAGACCTGGAAGGCTGTTTGAAGAAACTAACGGAGATGACTGTTACCAAATTGAGGACACCTCCACAGTCAATGAAGACGAGGAAAATCCAGACCGAACGGAGATCATCCGGAATCAGGCACCCAGGAAAAGCCCTGCCCTTAAAAATCAGTGGAGTACCTTAGAAAATCTGGACCTCAGTAACACTCCGCAAAGGCTTCTGGATGGGTTTAGTCTAAACTACAAAGCAGTGAGTGTAAAGACTGAACAAACCAGGGTTGAGCCTGGCACCATAGACAATGAACAAATTGACTTCAACACAGCACGAAAGCAGTTTCTAATGATggaaaaatcaaaacagaatcCCTTCCTACAGAGTCCTGAGCGAATCCCTTATTCCCCCAAACTGCGAGGAAGAACTCTATCCTCAATGGCCAGCATCTTCAGTCCAAAACAAGTAAGCAAAGAGAATAGCATAGAGGAGAATCAGATCCCACTAGTAACACAACAAGAAATAGAAGTAAAGACTGTAACTGTGACTGAGGATTCAAATAATGGAGTTCCAACCGGTGCCTTAAATGATATTGACTCTGGTCTTGGTGACCGAAGTGGAGGCTACGCCAGTGATGGTAGCATTTCGAACGATCCTTCCATTTCAGAGATGGAAAGTAGCTTGACAATGCTAAGTGCAGAGGAGACTCCCATTCAAAGGGAAATCAGAATTGCCCAACAACGGGAAGAGAGTCTACGCCGATCAAGGGGTATCTTGCACAAAGACAATTCAGAGATGGTGGAGATCAGGATAAAGCCAATTCTGTCCCTGTCATCTCCACAGGTGAAAGCTCCCAAAACCAAAGAAACAAACAGAGTTAGTTTCCTTATTCAGAGAGAGCGTGAGCTTGAGAAAATGCGACAGATCACAAATAGTGTTTCAAGCCATAATACCCAAGAGAACCAAGTACAGGACAATAAGAAGTCAGTTGAGTCACAACCGGATGAAATTCCAGTCACATCTTTGAGGGCGAGTCTAAGCGAAAGTCCCAAAACTGATTTAGAGCAAAGCACAGTCTCTGCAGATGACATGTGGATTACAGAGCAACCTGTACTAGTAGAGGAAGGTGACCTCTCTGACTCAAAAGAAAATCTTTCGCCTTGCTGTCCTCATCGACATCCTGATGAATCTATCCTTCAGAGAAACACTGACAGCAGCACTTTTAGAAACCAAGTAAGTGCATATCCTGAGGACAACAACCATTCTAAAGTAAGGGTTCATAAAGAGAATGGTGTTGAGTGCCAAACCAATAATCTCAGAACAAAGAAAGGGCCATCCTGGATTGTGGAAAATGACAACAGCATGTCAGGAAAGAATAGATTTTACTCTCGAAATACTCCGTCCCCACTGGAACCCGCAAAAACTAGTTGGTACACTCCTACCTGGCGATCTCACCTTGAGTACACCGACTGGAGCCCCAAAATTCAGAATACCCCAAACAACATCCGTCAGGAAATCGAAGAAGACCTCAGACGAGAACAAGAGCTCCAAGAGCTGAGAGAGTCCAGTAGTCAGTCTTTCTCAGTACCCAACTCAGCATCTGTGAATCCAGTGCTAACTTCCTCTGAACCCAGGTCCCCACTAACCAGTGAGGAAACTGTGTTTTCACCACAAACTCCACATGGGAACATGGCAGAAGTGGATTCTGTATTTCCAGAAAGGAAGACTGATTATAGTAATCCTTATTCCTGGAGTCTGGACACTTTTCGATTATCCATTACAGGTATAACTGTTCAGTCTCGCTGCACTCGTACATGTTAAACATAGCAAATGGTTTAAGGGGGAGGGGGTATACAGGCATTATTATCTGTCTAACTGCGATTTTGCTGGGAAACTGTCTTATTTTTCCGTTTAGTGTTTGTGGCAAGTGCATTTCACAACTTTCTTGTTCATagctaaatgattaatttaagtGTTACATGTTTATGGATGTCAGCAGCACCAAGGAATGAGAAGGAATTGCCAACATAGTTTCTGAACTTTGGACATACCATGgcattctgcttcattgaagaaTGATTAATCATTTACTTTATGGATGTAAATGCACATTTCAAGTTAAAGGTTGCTTTTCGGACAATCACATGCATACATGTCTTGATTTCCAGTACAATTTGTGCTGGTGATTAATGCCCTCTACAAGGATTCATGTCAGGCTGAGGTCACAGCACACTTGTCAGTTCAGGATCTGTatccataatgaaaaaaaaagactacataagacatac encodes:
- the LOC109062140 gene encoding mitotic interactor and substrate of PLK1-like; this encodes MFKYTPPWQVLCNSLNHDFKRRASTVLVNPYDASTHSSVEEQAVIHSQSSLRPPRPRLAQNHPPPRDPMASNPKRWVIKPLSPKLEQSDLRSILSPTGQPQLQENTCSSNQDSDSFRFSLESITVTGMQPTVMVSSRSSTPDVVVQARQVAVSEDGSDSEDFRPSTPSSTGSYAGFYSFVDDPASPEAEMNEVYMVSPQRQAKLNTLKEKSTFKLQTYTEEKRPGRLFEETNGDDCYQIEDTSTVNEDEENPDRTEIIRNQAPRKSPALKNQWSTLENLDLSNTPQRLLDGFSLNYKAVSVKTEQTRVEPGTIDNEQIDFNTARKQFLMMEKSKQNPFLQSPERIPYSPKLRGRTLSSMASIFSPKQVSKENSIEENQIPLVTQQEIEVKTVTVTEDSNNGVPTGALNDIDSGLGDRSGGYASDGSISNDPSISEMESSLTMLSAEETPIQREIRIAQQREESLRRSRGILHKDNSEMVEIRIKPILSLSSPQVKAPKTKETNRVSFLIQRERELEKMRQITNSVSSHNTQENQVQDNKKSVESQPDEIPVTSLRASLSESPKTDLEQSTVSADDMWITEQPVLVEEGDLSDSKENLSPCCPHRHPDESILQRNTDSSTFRNQVSAYPEDNNHSKVRVHKENGVECQTNNLRTKKGPSWIVENDNSMSGKNRFYSRNTPSPLEPAKTSWYTPTWRSHLEYTDWSPKIQNTPNNIRQEIEEDLRREQELQELRESSSQSFSVPNSASVNPVLTSSEPRSPLTSEETVFSPQTPHGNMAEVDSVFPERKTDYSNPYSWSLDTFRLSITDKSPQLSSPRPSFRLPSMSIMTPQPWGSPKPISPTVSRATPVKPLSPLADLSSPSSQKGLTETLLKDFEDRRIKLKLEESAYAGIQPIDAINNEVVEATRVTRHKNQRALQWEAGMYANQES